From one Halothece sp. PCC 7418 genomic stretch:
- a CDS encoding DUF4870 domain-containing protein — protein sequence MTQITQEETRWAMICHLAGLVWIPLYWLEFPLPLVNIVVPGVVWLVKREESEYVDLQGREALNFQIALVGYSIILFMLGVMGFFIYLAVFGADLDSSVGAIALVMKGISWAARAVAMIATLWSLAVVPNAAIRAKKGQIYFYPLTMRVFTAKRDD from the coding sequence ATGACACAGATTACGCAAGAAGAAACTCGTTGGGCGATGATTTGTCACTTAGCGGGGTTAGTGTGGATTCCTCTTTATTGGTTGGAGTTTCCGTTACCACTGGTCAATATTGTTGTGCCAGGAGTGGTTTGGCTGGTAAAGCGAGAAGAATCGGAATATGTGGATTTGCAAGGACGGGAAGCCCTAAATTTTCAAATTGCCTTAGTTGGGTATAGTATTATCCTGTTTATGCTGGGCGTGATGGGCTTTTTTATTTATCTTGCCGTATTTGGGGCGGATCTAGATAGTTCGGTGGGCGCGATCGCGCTGGTGATGAAAGGGATTAGTTGGGCAGCGCGTGCTGTTGCCATGATAGCAACCTTGTGGAGTTTAGCGGTTGTTCCCAATGCTGCAATCCGAGCCAAAAAGGGACAGATTTATTTCTATCCCTTGACGATGCGAGTTTTTACAGCCAAACGCGATGATTAG
- a CDS encoding DUF2808 domain-containing protein, which translates to MLSPASLAGQRLNGTVFFNSPPRLENARTTFNEAGVRGATYYFTFTLPSQAGEPLEKLVIDQRGGVDDIPLLLDRTIAFVGTSKEKQEPLLLADVSQSEDNRQITVQFQTPVTPGTTFTIGLKPRKNPIYDGTYLFGITAFPAGETVDELYLGVRRLQFYDRRNNSDFRDFL; encoded by the coding sequence ATGCTGAGCCCAGCAAGTTTGGCTGGACAACGGTTAAACGGAACGGTGTTTTTTAATTCCCCGCCCCGATTGGAAAACGCAAGAACCACATTTAATGAAGCTGGTGTTCGTGGGGCAACTTACTATTTCACGTTTACCCTTCCTTCACAGGCAGGTGAACCCTTGGAGAAACTGGTGATTGATCAACGCGGTGGCGTGGATGATATTCCCTTACTCTTAGATCGAACCATTGCATTTGTGGGAACATCAAAGGAGAAACAAGAACCGCTTCTTCTCGCGGATGTTTCCCAAAGTGAAGATAACCGCCAAATTACAGTTCAATTTCAAACTCCAGTGACACCAGGAACCACATTTACCATTGGACTGAAACCCAGAAAAAACCCGATCTACGATGGGACTTATTTGTTTGGGATCACTGCCTTCCCCGCTGGAGAAACTGTTGATGAATTGTATTTAGGAGTCAGACGATTACAGTTTTATGACCGTCGCAATAATTCCGATTTTAGAGATTTTCTTTAA
- the gshB gene encoding glutathione synthase: MKLAFIIDPIAKLDPTHDTTVALMEAAQAQGDEVWVTSASYLSIVQSQAWARLQRVSLTPVTLKDYHWVAEKDWYQLGEWELQPLSRMDAVFMRTDPPVTIPYLYATQILDLLTPTATVVINSPQGLQKANEKLYAMRFPYVIPETIVSQDKKVIREFVERKEGAVLKPLAGKAGEGILFLEKRDRNLNSLIEISTENGRKPVMIQSFLPEAKDGDKRIILLEGEPIGAVNRIPTGGEFRGNMAVGGRVEAAEITMRDWEICSAIAPTLLEDGLLFVGIDIIGGYLTEINVTSPTGVREIDRLNNVSLGKQVMDWLHN, encoded by the coding sequence ATGAAACTTGCTTTTATTATTGATCCAATTGCGAAACTTGACCCCACTCATGACACAACGGTTGCTTTGATGGAAGCTGCACAAGCGCAAGGGGATGAAGTTTGGGTCACTTCGGCATCTTACTTAAGTATTGTACAGTCTCAGGCGTGGGCAAGGCTGCAACGAGTCTCTCTTACTCCTGTTACTCTCAAAGATTACCATTGGGTTGCTGAAAAAGACTGGTATCAGTTGGGAGAATGGGAGTTACAACCGTTATCTCGCATGGATGCAGTATTTATGCGAACTGATCCGCCTGTCACGATTCCCTATCTTTATGCAACGCAAATTCTAGATTTATTAACGCCCACTGCTACGGTTGTGATTAATTCACCGCAAGGGTTACAAAAAGCCAATGAAAAACTCTATGCGATGCGGTTTCCTTATGTCATTCCTGAAACCATTGTCAGTCAGGATAAAAAAGTGATTCGAGAGTTTGTGGAACGGAAAGAAGGGGCGGTTTTAAAACCTTTGGCGGGGAAAGCTGGGGAAGGAATTTTATTTTTAGAAAAGCGCGATCGTAATCTCAATTCTTTAATTGAAATTAGTACGGAAAATGGGAGAAAACCTGTGATGATTCAATCCTTTCTTCCAGAAGCAAAAGATGGGGATAAACGGATTATTTTATTAGAAGGAGAGCCGATTGGGGCGGTAAATCGGATTCCGACAGGGGGTGAATTTCGTGGTAATATGGCAGTTGGGGGACGAGTGGAAGCTGCAGAGATTACGATGCGGGATTGGGAAATTTGCAGCGCGATCGCGCCCACATTGTTAGAAGATGGTTTACTGTTTGTGGGCATTGATATTATTGGCGGTTACTTAACAGAAATTAATGTCACTAGCCCCACAGGTGTGCGGGAAATTGATCGCCTTAATAACGTTTCTCTAGGGAAACAAGTCATGGATTGGTTGCATAATTAA
- a CDS encoding glycosyltransferase family 1 protein: MNTTHRKQIALISVHGDPAVDIGGEEAGGQNVYVRQVGETLAQLGWDVDMFTRQSDADNPRIVPHQDHCRTIRLTAGPETFIPRQEIFEHCDQFVEEFLKFARQEGREYALIHTNYWLSAWVGLELRRRLSLPMTHTYHSLGAVKYQSVKEPPQTATRRLEIEKATLETADCIVATSPQERDYLRSLVSTQGNIEIIPCGTDIHRFGSISYEQAREKLGFSPDEKIIYYIGRFDPRKGIETLVRAVSQSQLHGKASLRLIIAGAYTKGQSDGDEKDRITKIVEELGLTEITEFPGRISDENLPVYFAAADVCVVPSHYEPFGLVPIEAMASGTPVVGSAVGGLNFTVVSEETGLLVPPKDDQAFTKAIDRILSDPQWRNQLGDKARQRMENEFSWEGVASRLSDLYVSILK; the protein is encoded by the coding sequence ATGAATACCACTCATCGTAAACAGATTGCTTTAATTTCCGTACATGGCGATCCTGCTGTTGATATTGGCGGAGAAGAAGCAGGGGGACAAAATGTTTATGTCCGTCAAGTCGGAGAAACCCTTGCCCAATTAGGATGGGACGTGGATATGTTTACTCGTCAGTCTGATGCTGATAATCCCCGCATCGTCCCACATCAAGATCATTGTCGAACTATTCGTCTGACAGCAGGTCCCGAAACCTTTATTCCTCGCCAAGAAATCTTTGAACATTGCGATCAGTTTGTGGAAGAATTCCTTAAATTTGCCCGTCAAGAAGGAAGAGAATATGCGCTGATCCACACCAACTACTGGCTTTCCGCATGGGTGGGGCTAGAGTTACGAAGAAGATTATCTCTTCCCATGACTCATACTTATCATTCTTTAGGGGCAGTTAAATATCAATCAGTGAAAGAACCGCCCCAAACCGCAACTCGACGCTTAGAAATTGAAAAAGCAACCTTAGAAACAGCCGATTGTATTGTTGCCACCAGTCCTCAAGAAAGAGACTATTTACGCTCCCTGGTTTCTACTCAGGGAAATATTGAAATTATCCCCTGTGGAACGGATATCCATCGTTTTGGTTCAATTAGTTATGAACAAGCGCGAGAAAAATTAGGCTTTTCTCCTGATGAAAAGATCATTTATTATATCGGACGCTTTGATCCTCGTAAAGGAATTGAAACTCTTGTGCGAGCCGTCAGTCAATCTCAATTGCACGGAAAAGCATCTCTACGTTTAATTATTGCGGGCGCTTATACTAAAGGTCAAAGTGATGGGGATGAAAAAGACCGCATCACAAAAATTGTCGAGGAATTAGGACTCACTGAGATTACAGAATTCCCTGGGCGCATTTCTGATGAAAATCTCCCTGTGTATTTTGCTGCTGCTGATGTTTGTGTTGTTCCCAGCCATTACGAACCCTTTGGTTTAGTTCCCATTGAAGCAATGGCAAGTGGAACCCCTGTTGTCGGAAGTGCAGTGGGAGGATTAAACTTTACCGTTGTTTCCGAAGAAACGGGGTTACTCGTTCCTCCCAAAGATGACCAAGCCTTCACCAAAGCCATTGATCGGATTTTAAGCGATCCGCAATGGCGTAATCAATTGGGTGACAAGGCAAGACAACGCATGGAAAATGAATTTAGCTGGGAAGGCGTTGCTTCGAGACTCAGTGATTTATATGTCTCGATTTTAAAGTAA
- the cobW gene encoding cobalamin biosynthesis protein CobW yields the protein MAAKIPVTVVTGFLGAGKTTLVRHLLQNNQGRKIAVLVNEFGEVGIDGDLLRSCQICDDEEDTSNNIVELTNGCLCCTVQEEFFPTMQELLKRRDDLDCILVETSGLALPKPLVQAFRWPQIRNGATVDGVVTVVDCEALASGALVGDLEALEAQRQADPNLEHETPIEELFEDQLACADLVLLTKADQVDAETRQKVETWLKQALPEGVNIVPCYNGEVHSDILLGFNAAVEENLDSRHSHHDHEEEHEHDDDINSVQLILDEAFEPKLLMDCLQTLFNEAEIYRVKGFVNVPNKPMRLVVQGVGKHLDSFYDRAWESNEPRQTRLVVIGRNLDQNQIKASLMKAVPSLH from the coding sequence ATGGCTGCAAAAATCCCTGTTACCGTGGTTACAGGCTTTCTCGGTGCTGGCAAAACAACGCTAGTCCGACATTTACTGCAAAATAATCAAGGGCGAAAAATTGCCGTTTTAGTCAATGAATTTGGTGAAGTAGGAATTGATGGCGATTTATTACGCAGTTGCCAAATTTGTGATGATGAGGAAGACACCAGTAACAATATTGTTGAACTCACCAATGGCTGTTTATGTTGCACTGTACAAGAAGAGTTTTTCCCGACGATGCAAGAATTATTAAAACGTCGGGATGATCTTGACTGTATTCTGGTGGAAACCTCGGGGTTAGCCTTACCAAAACCCCTTGTGCAAGCCTTCCGTTGGCCCCAAATTCGCAATGGTGCAACGGTTGATGGGGTGGTGACGGTTGTTGATTGTGAAGCCCTTGCTAGTGGTGCGTTAGTGGGAGATTTAGAGGCGTTAGAAGCCCAGCGTCAAGCTGATCCGAATTTAGAACATGAAACGCCGATTGAAGAGTTATTTGAAGATCAACTGGCTTGTGCGGATCTGGTGTTACTGACAAAAGCGGATCAAGTGGATGCTGAAACTCGTCAAAAAGTGGAAACTTGGTTAAAACAAGCGTTACCTGAAGGGGTGAATATTGTGCCGTGTTATAACGGAGAGGTTCATTCCGATATTTTATTGGGCTTTAATGCTGCGGTGGAAGAGAACTTAGACAGTCGTCACAGTCATCATGACCACGAAGAAGAACATGAACATGATGATGATATTAATTCGGTACAGTTAATTTTAGATGAAGCCTTTGAACCCAAACTCTTAATGGACTGTTTGCAGACTCTATTTAATGAAGCAGAAATCTATCGGGTGAAAGGGTTTGTGAATGTTCCGAATAAGCCAATGCGTTTGGTGGTACAAGGGGTGGGTAAACATTTAGACTCCTTCTACGATCGCGCTTGGGAAAGCAATGAACCCCGTCAAACCCGTCTGGTGGTCATTGGGCGGAATTTAGATCAAAATCAAATTAAAGCCAGCCTAATGAAAGCGGTTCCCTCTCTGCACTAA
- a CDS encoding DUF1823 family protein, whose amino-acid sequence MLELPPLNQETIWAILEEKLSDATVNQLVWHYLGYRYDPEREIWDSALVSPEWRETYPDPPDFIESRPATVKLTRSIPKANKQLLKEKLGFKGYKIGEFGPRQTRRATMANWLLSYMQEQNLL is encoded by the coding sequence ATGCTAGAGTTACCACCTTTGAATCAAGAAACCATTTGGGCAATTTTAGAAGAAAAACTATCTGATGCGACAGTAAATCAACTGGTTTGGCACTATTTAGGCTATCGTTATGATCCTGAGCGTGAAATATGGGATAGTGCATTGGTCTCTCCAGAGTGGCGAGAAACTTATCCAGACCCCCCTGATTTTATTGAAAGTCGCCCTGCAACAGTGAAATTAACCCGCTCGATCCCGAAAGCCAATAAACAACTCCTCAAGGAAAAATTAGGGTTTAAAGGCTATAAAATTGGGGAATTTGGTCCCCGACAAACCCGACGCGCAACAATGGCGAATTGGCTGCTGAGCTATATGCAGGAACAGAATTTACTTTAA